One genomic window of Neisseria sp. oral taxon 014 str. F0314 includes the following:
- the cas2 gene encoding CRISPR-associated endonuclease Cas2 produces the protein MSEAKFMRIIVFFDLPVTTVAKRKAANQFRHFLLKDGYQMLQLSVYSRIVKGRDALQKHHNRLCANLPQEGSIRCLEVTEKQFAAMKLLLGELKTQEKKVNSDQLLLF, from the coding sequence ATGAGTGAGGCAAAGTTTATGCGGATTATCGTCTTTTTTGACCTGCCAGTTACCACCGTCGCCAAACGCAAAGCCGCCAACCAATTCCGACATTTCCTATTGAAAGACGGCTATCAAATGCTGCAACTTTCCGTGTACAGCCGGATTGTCAAAGGTAGAGATGCGTTGCAGAAACACCACAACAGACTATGCGCCAACCTACCGCAAGAAGGCTCGATACGCTGTTTGGAAGTAACAGAAAAGCAGTTTGCCGCCATGAAACTGCTTTTAGGCGAACTCAAAACCCAAGAAAAAAAGGTCAATTCAGACCAATTATTGCTGTTCTAA
- the cas1 gene encoding type II CRISPR-associated endonuclease Cas1, with translation MTWRSLLIQNSGKLSLHRKQMLIRQNGESYTVPLEDIAVIVVEHRETLITAPLLSALAEYGTTLLTCDEQFLPCGQWLPYSQYHRQLKTLKQQLNISEPLKKQLWQHIVRRKILNQAFVADETGNDIAAKRLRALAAEVRSGDTGNREAQAAALYFQAVFGEKFTRNDNNTVNASLNYAYAVIRAAVARSLALYGWLPALGLFHKSELNPFNLADDFIEPLRPLADLTILNLKEQGRLKSELTPQTKQALIRILHSQVGIEQQTFSTLAAIDKMIASFQPSLAAKNAKLLKLPEILPLKEYQYE, from the coding sequence ATGACATGGCGCAGCCTGCTTATCCAAAACAGCGGCAAACTGTCGTTGCACCGCAAACAAATGCTAATTCGTCAAAACGGAGAATCTTATACCGTCCCCTTGGAAGACATTGCTGTCATTGTTGTCGAACATCGGGAAACACTGATTACCGCCCCGCTTTTATCGGCATTGGCAGAATATGGAACGACTCTGCTGACTTGCGACGAACAATTCCTACCCTGTGGTCAATGGCTGCCTTACTCGCAATACCATCGCCAATTAAAAACTCTCAAGCAGCAACTGAATATCAGCGAACCCTTAAAAAAGCAACTTTGGCAACATATCGTCCGTCGAAAAATCCTCAACCAAGCATTTGTTGCCGACGAAACAGGCAATGACATTGCTGCTAAACGGCTACGCGCATTGGCTGCCGAAGTTCGCTCCGGCGATACAGGGAACCGCGAAGCTCAAGCCGCCGCCCTCTATTTTCAAGCCGTGTTCGGAGAAAAATTTACCCGCAACGACAACAATACCGTCAATGCCAGTCTGAATTACGCCTACGCCGTGATTCGGGCCGCCGTTGCCCGCTCCCTCGCCTTATATGGTTGGTTGCCCGCATTGGGGCTGTTTCATAAAAGCGAACTCAATCCCTTCAATCTTGCCGACGACTTTATCGAACCATTGCGCCCGCTTGCCGACCTGACCATACTGAACCTGAAAGAGCAAGGTCGTCTGAAAAGCGAATTGACGCCGCAAACCAAACAAGCCTTGATCAGAATCCTGCACTCCCAAGTCGGCATCGAACAGCAGACCTTCAGTACACTGGCAGCCATAGACAAAATGATTGCCTCATTCCAGCCAAGCCTCGCCGCCAAAAACGCCAAACTGCTGAAACTGCCCGAAATCCTGCCTTTGAAAGAATATCAATATGAGTGA
- the cas9 gene encoding type II CRISPR RNA-guided endonuclease Cas9 (Cas9, originally named Csn1, is the large, multifunctional signature protein of type II CRISPR/Cas systems. It is well known even to general audiences because its RNA-guided endonuclease activity has made it a popular tool for custom editing of eukaryotic genomes.) — protein MTAFKPNPLNYILGLDIGIASVGWAMVEIDDKENPVRLIDLGVRVFERAEMPKTGDSLAAARRLARSVRRLTRRRAHRLLRARRLLKHEGVLKPEDFDENGLVKPLPYIPKQPRNTPWQLRAAALDRKLTPLEWAAVLLHLVKHRGYLSQRKNEGETDDKELGALLKGVADNTHALQAGNFRTPAELALNKFEKESGHIRNQRGDYSHTFSRKDLQAELVLLFEKQKEFGNPYVSDDLKNGIENLLMTQRPALSGDAIQKMLGHCTFEPAEPKAAKNTYTAERFIWLTKLNNLRILNQGNERPLTDAERTTLMDEPYKKSKLTYAQARKLLDLDDTAFFKGLRYGKDNAESATLMEMKAYHAISRALEKEGLKDKKSPLSLSPELQDEIGTAFSLFKTDEEITGRLKGCLQPEILDALLKHISFDKFVQISLKALRRIVPLMEQGKRYDEACAEIYGDHHGRRNSEETLYLPPIPADEIRNPVVLRALSQARKVINGVGRRYGSPARIHIETAREVGKSFKDRKEIEKRQEENRKDREKAAAEFQEYFPNFVGEPKSKDILKLRLYRQQNCKCLYSGKEINLGRLNEKGYVEIDHALPFSRTWDDSFNNKVLVLGSENQNKGNRTPYEYLNGKDNSREWQEFKARVETSRFPHSKKQRILLQKFDEEGFKERNLNDTRYVNRFLCKFVADHMQLTGKGKRRVFASNGQITNLLRGFWGLRKVRAENDRHHALDAVVVACSTVAMQQRITRFVRYKEMNAFDGKTVDKETGEVLHQKTHFPQPWEFFAQEVMIRVFGKPDGKPELEEADTPEKLRALLAEKLSSRPEAVHEYVAPLFVSRAPNRKMSGQGHMETIKSPKRLDEGISVVRVPLTQLKLKDLEKMVNREREPKLYEALKARLEAHKDDPAKAFAEPFYKQDKAGNRTQQVKAVRIEQVQKTGVWVRNQNGIADNATMVRVDVFEKGGKYYLVPIYSWQVAKGILPDKAIIAFKDEEEWQLIDDSFNFKFPLHPNDLVEVITKKARIFGYFASCHRGTGNINIRIHDLDNKVGKNGILEGIGVKTALSFQKYQIDELGKEIRPCRLKKRPPVR, from the coding sequence ATGACTGCTTTTAAACCCAATCCACTGAATTACATCCTCGGTCTCGACATCGGTATTGCATCCGTCGGTTGGGCGATGGTGGAAATTGATGATAAAGAAAATCCGGTTCGCCTGATTGATTTGGGAGTGCGTGTTTTTGAGCGTGCGGAAATGCCGAAAACGGGAGATTCGCTGGCCGCGGCAAGGCGTTTGGCGCGCAGCGTCCGCCGTCTGACCCGCCGTCGCGCCCATCGCCTGCTTCGGGCGCGTCGTCTGTTGAAGCACGAAGGCGTTTTAAAACCCGAAGATTTTGATGAAAACGGTTTGGTTAAACCTTTACCCTATATACCAAAACAACCTCGTAATACGCCGTGGCAACTTCGTGCGGCCGCATTGGACCGCAAATTGACACCTTTAGAATGGGCAGCAGTTTTGCTGCATTTGGTCAAACATCGCGGCTATCTGTCGCAACGGAAAAACGAGGGGGAAACTGATGATAAGGAACTGGGCGCTTTGCTCAAAGGTGTGGCTGATAATACCCACGCTTTACAAGCAGGCAATTTTCGCACTCCGGCCGAATTGGCTTTGAATAAATTTGAAAAAGAAAGCGGTCATATCCGTAACCAGCGCGGCGATTATTCGCATACATTCAGCCGCAAAGATTTACAGGCGGAACTCGTTTTGCTGTTTGAAAAACAAAAAGAATTCGGCAATCCGTATGTTTCAGACGACCTCAAAAACGGTATTGAAAACCTGCTGATGACGCAACGTCCTGCCCTATCCGGCGATGCCATTCAAAAAATGTTAGGACATTGCACCTTCGAGCCGGCAGAACCGAAAGCAGCCAAAAACACCTACACCGCCGAACGTTTTATCTGGCTGACCAAACTGAACAATCTGCGTATTTTAAATCAAGGAAACGAACGTCCGCTGACTGATGCCGAACGTACCACGCTTATGGACGAACCATACAAAAAGTCCAAGCTGACCTATGCCCAAGCCCGCAAACTGCTGGACTTGGACGATACGGCATTCTTCAAAGGCTTGCGTTACGGCAAAGACAATGCCGAATCCGCAACACTGATGGAAATGAAGGCTTACCACGCCATCAGCCGCGCGCTAGAAAAAGAGGGTTTGAAAGACAAGAAATCTCCGTTGAGCCTTTCTCCCGAATTGCAGGATGAAATCGGCACAGCATTTTCCCTGTTTAAGACCGATGAAGAGATTACAGGTCGTCTGAAAGGCTGCTTGCAACCTGAAATCTTGGATGCGCTGTTGAAACACATCAGCTTTGACAAGTTCGTCCAGATTTCTTTGAAAGCGTTGCGCCGAATTGTGCCATTGATGGAACAAGGCAAACGTTACGATGAAGCCTGCGCCGAAATCTACGGCGATCATCACGGAAGGAGAAATTCGGAGGAAACGCTTTATCTGCCGCCGATTCCCGCCGACGAAATCCGCAATCCCGTCGTCTTGCGCGCCTTATCGCAAGCAAGGAAAGTCATTAACGGCGTGGGGCGGCGTTACGGCTCTCCTGCGCGCATTCATATCGAAACAGCGCGTGAAGTGGGTAAATCATTTAAAGACCGCAAAGAAATTGAGAAACGTCAGGAAGAAAACCGCAAAGACAGGGAAAAAGCTGCTGCTGAATTTCAAGAATATTTCCCCAATTTTGTCGGCGAACCCAAATCCAAAGATATTTTGAAACTACGTCTATACCGACAACAAAACTGTAAATGTCTGTATTCAGGCAAAGAAATTAATTTAGGCCGTTTGAACGAAAAAGGCTATGTTGAAATTGACCATGCCTTGCCGTTTTCGCGCACATGGGACGACAGTTTCAACAATAAAGTGCTGGTATTGGGCAGCGAAAACCAAAACAAAGGCAACCGAACACCTTATGAATATTTAAACGGCAAAGACAACAGCCGCGAATGGCAGGAATTTAAAGCGCGCGTAGAAACCAGCCGTTTTCCTCACAGTAAAAAGCAACGGATTCTACTGCAGAAATTCGATGAAGAAGGATTTAAAGAACGCAACTTGAACGATACGCGCTACGTCAACCGTTTTCTGTGCAAATTTGTTGCCGACCATATGCAACTGACCGGAAAAGGAAAAAGACGCGTATTTGCCTCCAACGGACAAATTACCAATTTATTGCGCGGCTTTTGGGGACTACGCAAAGTGCGTGCGGAAAACGACCGCCATCATGCTTTGGACGCAGTCGTCGTTGCCTGTTCGACCGTTGCCATGCAGCAGAGAATTACCCGTTTTGTACGTTACAAAGAAATGAACGCGTTTGACGGTAAAACTGTGGATAAAGAGACGGGCGAAGTGCTACATCAAAAAACACACTTCCCGCAACCTTGGGAATTTTTCGCACAAGAAGTCATGATACGTGTCTTTGGCAAACCAGACGGCAAACCCGAACTTGAAGAAGCCGATACCCCAGAAAAACTGCGCGCGCTGCTTGCCGAAAAATTATCATCTCGCCCCGAAGCCGTACACGAATACGTCGCCCCGCTGTTTGTTTCGCGTGCGCCCAATCGGAAGATGAGCGGGCAAGGCCATATGGAGACCATCAAATCCCCCAAACGGTTGGACGAAGGCATCAGTGTAGTACGCGTACCGCTGACGCAGCTAAAACTGAAAGACTTGGAAAAAATGGTCAATCGGGAGCGCGAACCTAAGCTATACGAAGCACTGAAAGCACGTTTGGAAGCGCATAAAGACGATCCTGCCAAAGCCTTTGCCGAGCCGTTTTACAAACAGGATAAAGCAGGCAACCGTACCCAACAGGTAAAAGCCGTGCGCATTGAGCAAGTACAGAAAACCGGCGTATGGGTGCGCAATCAAAACGGCATCGCCGATAATGCGACTATGGTACGGGTAGATGTGTTTGAGAAAGGTGGCAAATATTATTTGGTACCGATTTACAGTTGGCAGGTGGCGAAAGGAATTTTGCCGGATAAGGCGATAATTGCCTTTAAAGACGAAGAGGAGTGGCAACTTATTGATGACAGTTTCAACTTCAAATTCCCATTACATCCTAATGATTTAGTTGAGGTAATAACTAAAAAAGCTAGAATATTTGGTTACTTTGCTAGCTGTCATCGAGGTACAGGTAATATTAATATCCGTATCCACGATCTGGATAATAAAGTCGGGAAAAACGGAATTCTGGAAGGCATCGGTGTCAAAACCGCCCTTTCATTCCAAAAATACCAAATCGACGAACTCGGTAAAGAAATCAGACCATGTCGTCTGAAAAAACGTCCGCCTGTCCGTTAA
- a CDS encoding valine--pyruvate transaminase, with amino-acid sequence MQFSAFGEKFTQLSGILQLMDDLGDALKSDKPVNMLGGGNPARIAEVNAVFADVFSKLAAEHAVENIGNYSNPQGDAALIDALTAFLNREYGWHLTADNIALTNGSQNAFFYLFNLFGGKFNVSDGLSVEKAILLPLAPEYIGYADVHVEGQHFVSVKPKIEAVAHEGEAGFFKYRVDFDALESLPELKEGKIGAICCSRPTNPTGNVLTDGEMAQLDALAQEHGIPLIIDNAYGMPFPNIIYSDVTLNWHENIILCFSLSKVGLPGVRTGIIVAAPEVVKAVSSLNAIVNLSPTRFGAAIATPLLQDGRLKQLSDDVIRPFYRNQAQTAVSLLKRELGAYPLKIHKPEGAIFLWLWFENLPVSSQTLYEMLKAEGTLIIPGEHFFVGIDTQDYPHARECIRMSIAQDAQTLKKGIAAIGRVVRGLYGAV; translated from the coding sequence ATGCAGTTCTCGGCATTCGGCGAAAAATTCACGCAACTCAGCGGCATCCTGCAACTTATGGACGACCTCGGCGACGCGCTCAAAAGCGACAAGCCCGTCAACATGCTCGGCGGCGGCAATCCGGCGCGAATCGCCGAAGTCAACGCCGTGTTCGCCGATGTATTTTCCAAACTGGCGGCAGAACACGCTGTTGAGAACATCGGCAACTACTCCAATCCCCAAGGCGATGCCGCGCTGATTGACGCGTTGACCGCCTTCCTCAACCGCGAATACGGCTGGCATCTGACCGCCGACAATATCGCGCTGACCAACGGTTCGCAGAACGCGTTTTTCTATCTTTTCAACCTTTTCGGCGGCAAATTCAACGTTTCAGACGGCCTTTCCGTAGAGAAAGCCATCCTGCTGCCGCTCGCGCCCGAATATATCGGCTATGCCGACGTACACGTCGAAGGGCAGCACTTCGTTTCCGTCAAACCGAAAATCGAAGCTGTCGCACACGAAGGCGAAGCAGGTTTCTTCAAATACCGTGTGGACTTTGACGCGCTGGAAAGCCTGCCAGAGCTGAAAGAAGGCAAAATCGGCGCGATTTGCTGTTCGCGCCCGACCAACCCGACCGGCAACGTGCTGACCGACGGCGAAATGGCGCAGCTGGACGCTTTGGCGCAAGAACACGGCATTCCGCTGATTATCGACAACGCCTACGGAATGCCGTTCCCCAACATTATTTACAGCGACGTGACGCTGAATTGGCACGAAAACATCATCCTCTGCTTCAGCCTGTCCAAAGTCGGCTTACCTGGCGTGCGCACCGGCATCATCGTCGCCGCGCCCGAAGTCGTCAAAGCCGTCAGCAGCCTGAATGCGATTGTGAACCTGTCGCCCACCCGTTTCGGCGCAGCCATCGCAACGCCGCTGTTGCAGGACGGTCGTCTGAAACAGCTTTCAGACGACGTGATCCGGCCGTTTTACCGCAATCAGGCGCAAACCGCCGTCTCGCTGCTCAAGCGCGAGCTGGGCGCGTATCCGCTGAAAATCCACAAGCCCGAAGGTGCGATTTTCCTGTGGCTCTGGTTTGAAAACCTGCCCGTTTCGTCGCAAACCCTGTACGAAATGCTCAAAGCCGAAGGCACGCTGATTATTCCGGGCGAACATTTCTTCGTCGGCATCGACACGCAGGATTACCCGCACGCCCGCGAGTGCATCCGCATGAGCATCGCGCAGGACGCTCAAACGCTGAAAAAAGGCATCGCCGCCATCGGCAGGGTGGTGCGCGGTTTGTACGGTGCGGTGTGA
- the rfaQ gene encoding putative lipopolysaccharide heptosyltransferase III has product MSISQPERVLIIKLRHHGDVLLSTPVVDALKHKFPDCEVDMLVYAATTDVILDNRQISNIFTIDREWKKQGIRAQLAHEKALFKRLKARNYDWAFNISDQWRAAFLAKLCAHYSAGIACCKRDNFLWRYCHDFLNEELDTSHHMVESNLNVLPPLVLPEEYPAKVRMEISPANRESVLEKLSAQGWNGEPYVLAHPGARWFFKCWEDGKNAALLQLLLLNGKNVVLTASPDAAEQEMVQSILGRLKIPDGVHVWVLSGCLNLRELAAAIDGAELFFGVDSVPMHIAAALDKPQVALFGPSWVGRWRPYSDKAEVVWAGDFAELPHPDSINTNDATRLLGAIPLDVVWEKVRAKLGL; this is encoded by the coding sequence ATGTCTATTTCCCAGCCCGAACGGGTTTTAATCATCAAGCTGCGGCACCACGGCGACGTATTGCTGTCCACGCCGGTTGTGGACGCCCTCAAGCACAAATTTCCCGACTGCGAAGTCGATATGCTGGTGTATGCCGCCACCACCGACGTCATCCTCGACAACCGCCAAATTTCCAATATCTTCACCATCGACCGCGAATGGAAGAAACAGGGCATCAGGGCGCAGCTTGCGCATGAGAAGGCATTGTTCAAAAGGCTGAAAGCCAGAAACTACGATTGGGCGTTTAATATTTCCGACCAGTGGCGCGCGGCGTTTTTGGCCAAACTCTGCGCGCATTACAGTGCGGGCATCGCCTGCTGCAAACGCGACAATTTCCTCTGGCGGTACTGCCATGATTTTCTGAACGAAGAACTCGACACTTCGCACCATATGGTCGAAAGCAACCTGAACGTATTGCCGCCGCTGGTGCTGCCGGAAGAATATCCGGCCAAAGTGCGTATGGAAATTTCCCCCGCCAACCGCGAAAGCGTGTTGGAAAAACTGAGCGCACAGGGCTGGAACGGAGAACCGTATGTGCTGGCGCATCCCGGCGCGCGCTGGTTTTTCAAGTGCTGGGAAGACGGTAAAAACGCCGCGCTGCTCCAGCTTTTGCTGCTCAACGGCAAAAACGTCGTTTTGACCGCTTCGCCCGATGCCGCCGAGCAGGAAATGGTGCAAAGCATTTTAGGCCGTCTGAAAATCCCCGACGGCGTGCATGTGTGGGTGTTGTCCGGCTGCCTCAACCTGCGCGAGCTGGCCGCCGCGATTGACGGGGCGGAACTGTTTTTCGGCGTCGATTCCGTGCCGATGCACATCGCCGCGGCCCTCGACAAGCCGCAGGTGGCGTTGTTCGGGCCGAGCTGGGTCGGCCGCTGGCGGCCTTATTCGGATAAGGCCGAGGTAGTGTGGGCGGGCGATTTCGCCGAACTGCCGCACCCCGACAGCATCAATACCAACGACGCCACCCGCCTGCTCGGCGCGATTCCGTTGGACGTGGTCTGGGAAAAGGTGAGGGCCAAGCTAGGGCTGTGA
- a CDS encoding porin produces the protein MNKRLTLLLLALPAFASADVRLYGDLKSGVETSQTKFGGKTSSYTGVSDLGSHIGMRGSHPIGGGSSVIWQMEQDTPLGRDKSDRQSDLRRGRDGGEIYIGIGR, from the coding sequence ATGAATAAACGGCTCACCCTCCTCCTGCTCGCCCTGCCCGCGTTTGCGTCGGCCGACGTGCGGCTCTACGGCGATTTGAAAAGCGGCGTGGAAACTTCGCAAACCAAATTCGGCGGCAAAACTTCGTCTTATACGGGCGTTTCCGATTTGGGCAGCCATATCGGAATGCGCGGTTCGCACCCGATAGGCGGCGGGAGCAGCGTCATCTGGCAGATGGAGCAGGACACGCCGCTAGGGCGGGATAAAAGCGACCGGCAAAGCGACCTCCGGCGCGGACGGGACGGCGGCGAAATCTATATCGGTATCGGACGTTGA
- a CDS encoding carbon-nitrogen hydrolase family protein yields the protein MQNIRAAAVQMISSTDPDANTAAMKRLVRQAAEQGADWVLLPEYWPLMGSNDTDKLAFSEPLVSGRLGETCYARFQTALSETAAECGVVLFGGTVPLQSPDAGKVMNTMLVYGRDGAQIGLYHKMHLFGFSGLGERYAEADTISAGGDVPELSADEVPLAAGICYDLRFPEFFRAQRPFDVLLLPAAFTYTTGSAHWELLLRARAVENQCYVVAAAQGGEHESGRRTFGHSMIIDPWGEVLAVLPEGEGVVVADLDGARLQSVRTRLPALKHRLLQTIL from the coding sequence ATGCAAAACATCCGCGCCGCCGCCGTGCAAATGATTTCCTCCACCGACCCCGACGCCAACACCGCCGCGATGAAACGCCTCGTGCGCCAAGCCGCAGAGCAAGGGGCGGACTGGGTGTTGCTGCCGGAATACTGGCCGCTGATGGGGAGCAACGATACCGACAAACTCGCCTTCTCCGAGCCTTTAGTCAGCGGCCGTTTGGGCGAAACCTGCTACGCTCGTTTTCAGACGGCCTTGAGCGAAACGGCGGCGGAATGCGGCGTGGTGCTGTTCGGCGGCACGGTTCCGCTGCAAAGCCCCGACGCGGGCAAAGTGATGAACACCATGCTGGTATACGGCCGCGACGGCGCGCAAATCGGGCTGTACCACAAAATGCACCTGTTCGGCTTTTCGGGCTTGGGCGAACGCTATGCCGAAGCGGACACCATCAGCGCGGGCGGCGATGTGCCGGAACTGAGTGCCGACGAGGTTCCGCTTGCCGCCGGCATCTGCTACGATTTGCGTTTTCCCGAATTTTTCCGCGCCCAGCGGCCGTTTGACGTTTTGCTGCTGCCCGCCGCCTTCACTTACACGACAGGCAGTGCGCATTGGGAATTGCTGCTGCGCGCCCGCGCGGTGGAAAACCAATGTTACGTCGTAGCGGCGGCGCAAGGCGGCGAACACGAAAGCGGCAGGCGCACTTTCGGCCACAGCATGATTATCGACCCGTGGGGCGAAGTGCTGGCCGTTTTGCCCGAAGGCGAGGGCGTCGTCGTGGCCGATTTGGACGGCGCGCGGCTGCAAAGCGTGCGCACCAGGCTGCCCGCGTTGAAACACAGATTGCTGCAAACCATCCTTTGA
- the ruvC gene encoding crossover junction endodeoxyribonuclease RuvC has translation MTRTPQTTRILGIDPGSRVTGFGVIDVCGREHFYVASGCIKTPPDAPLSERIAVIVRHIGEIVRLYRPQQAAVEQVFVNVNPASTLMLGQARGAALAALVMHELPVSEYTALQVKQAVVGKGKAAKEQVQHMVVQMLSLSGTPQSDAADGLAVALTHALRNHGLAAQLNPNGMKVKRGRFQW, from the coding sequence ATGACCCGAACCCCGCAAACTACCCGCATCCTAGGCATAGACCCCGGCAGCCGCGTAACCGGCTTCGGCGTTATCGACGTCTGCGGCCGCGAACATTTCTACGTAGCCTCCGGCTGCATCAAAACCCCGCCGGACGCGCCGTTGTCGGAACGCATCGCCGTCATCGTGCGCCATATCGGCGAAATCGTCCGGCTGTACCGGCCGCAACAAGCCGCAGTAGAACAAGTATTCGTCAACGTCAATCCGGCCTCGACCCTGATGCTCGGCCAGGCGCGCGGCGCGGCATTGGCCGCCTTGGTCATGCACGAGCTGCCCGTGTCCGAATACACCGCCCTGCAAGTCAAACAGGCCGTCGTCGGCAAGGGTAAGGCGGCGAAAGAACAAGTGCAGCACATGGTCGTGCAAATGCTCTCGCTTTCCGGCACGCCCCAGTCCGATGCCGCCGACGGCCTCGCCGTCGCCCTGACCCACGCCCTGCGCAACCACGGACTTGCCGCGCAGTTGAACCCGAACGGAATGAAGGTCAAACGCGGCCGTTTCCAGTGGTAA
- a CDS encoding lipid A biosynthesis lauroyl acyltransferase: protein MKAAFFLLYLIQLLPFKAIHKIADAVGILAYYAVKPRRKVGETNLRKCFPEWSEDKRKAVLKRHFQHMAKLMLEYGLYWYAPAERLRKLVHYQDKHHLDNALAAGEKVILLYPHFTAFEMAVYTLNQDVPLTSMYSHQKNKALDEQILKGRHRYNNVFLIGRTEGLRAIIKQLRKSDAPFLYLPDQDFGRNDSIFVNFFGIPTATITGLSRIAGMTKAKVIPAIPTRNADNTVTLRFYPAWENFPSDDVAADTQRMNDFIEARARENPEQYFWLHKRFKTRPEGEQGFY, encoded by the coding sequence ATGAAAGCCGCCTTTTTCCTTCTCTACCTCATCCAGCTCCTGCCCTTCAAAGCCATACACAAAATTGCCGACGCAGTGGGCATCCTCGCCTATTACGCCGTCAAACCGCGCCGCAAAGTCGGCGAGACCAACCTCAGAAAATGCTTTCCCGAATGGAGCGAAGACAAACGCAAAGCCGTGCTCAAACGCCATTTTCAACACATGGCGAAGCTGATGCTCGAATACGGCCTGTATTGGTACGCCCCTGCCGAAAGGCTGCGCAAACTCGTGCATTATCAAGACAAACACCATCTTGATAACGCGCTCGCGGCGGGCGAAAAAGTCATCCTGCTTTATCCGCATTTCACCGCATTTGAGATGGCGGTTTACACCCTCAATCAGGACGTGCCGCTGACCAGCATGTATTCGCACCAAAAAAACAAAGCGTTGGACGAACAAATCCTCAAAGGCCGCCACCGCTACAACAACGTCTTCCTCATCGGCCGCACCGAAGGCCTGCGCGCGATTATCAAGCAACTGCGCAAAAGCGACGCCCCCTTCCTTTACCTGCCCGACCAGGATTTCGGCCGCAACGACTCCATCTTCGTCAACTTCTTCGGCATTCCCACCGCCACGATTACAGGTTTAAGCCGCATCGCCGGCATGACGAAGGCCAAAGTCATCCCCGCCATCCCCACGCGCAATGCCGACAACACGGTTACGCTGCGCTTCTATCCGGCATGGGAAAACTTCCCTTCAGACGATGTTGCAGCCGACACCCAGCGCATGAACGACTTTATCGAAGCACGGGCAAGGGAAAATCCCGAACAATATTTCTGGCTGCACAAACGCTTCAAAACCCGTCCCGAAGGCGAACAGGGGTTTTATTGA
- a CDS encoding 3'-5' exonuclease — translation MTPILAFDIETVPDVHGIRLLYDLPDNLPDSEAVMFAQQKRRAQTGGDFMQHHLHQVVAISCCMRWGQDKIHVGTIGEMHDSEEVMIAKFFDLIETHTPQLVSWNGGGFDLPVLHYRSLIHGIAAARYWDTGEGDFGDSRDFKWNNYISRYHNRHCDLMDLLALYQPRASVPLDDMAKLCGFPGKLGMDGGKVWEAFHAGRLKDIRDYCETDAANTYLMYLRFRLMSGALDADEYEVEIKRLKNYLADQAKDKPHWAEFTRAWRQAV, via the coding sequence ATGACCCCGATTTTAGCCTTTGACATCGAAACCGTACCCGACGTACACGGCATCCGCCTGTTGTACGACCTGCCTGACAACCTGCCCGACAGCGAGGCCGTTATGTTCGCCCAGCAGAAACGCCGCGCCCAGACCGGCGGCGATTTCATGCAGCACCACCTGCATCAGGTGGTGGCCATTTCCTGCTGCATGCGCTGGGGGCAGGACAAAATCCATGTCGGCACCATCGGCGAAATGCACGACAGCGAAGAGGTGATGATTGCCAAGTTTTTCGACCTCATCGAGACCCATACGCCGCAACTGGTGAGTTGGAACGGCGGCGGCTTCGACCTGCCCGTGCTGCATTACCGTTCGCTGATTCACGGCATCGCCGCCGCGCGTTACTGGGACACGGGGGAGGGCGATTTCGGCGACAGCCGCGATTTCAAATGGAACAACTACATCAGCCGCTACCACAACCGCCATTGCGACCTGATGGACCTGCTCGCACTCTACCAGCCGCGCGCCAGCGTGCCGCTCGACGACATGGCCAAACTCTGCGGCTTTCCCGGCAAGCTCGGCATGGACGGCGGCAAAGTGTGGGAAGCCTTCCATGCAGGCCGTCTGAAAGACATCCGCGATTATTGCGAAACCGACGCGGCGAACACTTATCTGATGTACCTACGTTTCCGCCTGATGAGCGGCGCGCTGGACGCCGACGAATACGAAGTCGAAATCAAACGCCTGAAAAACTACCTTGCCGACCAAGCGAAGGATAAGCCGCACTGGGCCGAGTTTACCCGTGCATGGCGGCAGGCCGTCTGA